In Caballeronia sp. Lep1P3, a single genomic region encodes these proteins:
- a CDS encoding glycosyltransferase family 9 protein: protein MRANPLSPLTDALSSELTLAPSLIADAPSAAASPSGDALSDAQYDDLVAFHGIERERLVLIHPGSHKASPAWPAERYADVADQLAADGWQIAIIGDAPDPERTAGVLGTMQTAALFLVGAVAPRTLPRLIADAQLLLSDDAAAPSPVAFARALGTPHVVLSEHPRDTSSATIARRARAELSDVENAHPGRPFTLHMPAVHDAL from the coding sequence ATGCGAGCCAATCCCCTTTCCCCGCTGACCGACGCGCTGTCCTCCGAACTGACGCTTGCCCCGTCGCTCATCGCAGATGCGCCGAGCGCGGCGGCGTCGCCCTCCGGCGATGCGCTATCGGACGCGCAATACGACGATCTCGTCGCGTTTCACGGCATCGAACGGGAGCGGCTGGTGCTGATTCACCCCGGCAGCCACAAGGCTAGCCCCGCGTGGCCCGCCGAACGTTACGCCGATGTCGCCGATCAGCTCGCCGCCGATGGCTGGCAGATCGCGATCATCGGCGACGCGCCCGATCCCGAGCGCACCGCCGGCGTGCTCGGCACGATGCAGACCGCCGCGCTCTTTCTCGTGGGCGCCGTCGCGCCGCGCACGCTGCCGCGCCTGATTGCCGATGCGCAGCTTCTTCTCTCCGACGACGCCGCCGCGCCCTCGCCCGTCGCGTTCGCGCGCGCGCTCGGGACGCCGCATGTCGTGCTGTCGGAACATCCGCGCGATACGTCGAGCGCGACGATCGCGCGACGCGCCCGCGCCGAGCTTTCCGACGTGGAGAACGCGCATCCGGGCCGTCCGTTCACGCTGCACATGCCGGCCGTACACGATGCACTCTGA